The Pseudoalteromonas aliena SW19 genome has a segment encoding these proteins:
- a CDS encoding trypsin-like serine protease, giving the protein MKTCFFIFLFVFSISCLAVVKRHDIPPENYVLKEAPDFLVDMPHEGHGALINPSWVVTVAHTIFYNYIGKSLRIGSNTYQIKKVYIHPEFEKPSEILLKGNLAPLMSFFKARSDIALIKLSSPVNDVLPIALYTNIKEQGKTVTVFGKGATGNGLIGEESDTKSLKQLNHFQNIIENAETNWLTFKFDKPTNGLPLEGMHGSGDSGGASVIYQGGKPFLVGLSSWQLAHGDISDFKGGLYGTTAYQVRISNYSEWIKDVIADELKTVN; this is encoded by the coding sequence ATGAAAACTTGTTTTTTCATTTTTCTGTTTGTCTTTTCTATTAGTTGTCTCGCTGTTGTGAAAAGGCATGATATTCCCCCTGAGAATTATGTGTTGAAAGAAGCTCCTGACTTCTTAGTAGATATGCCCCATGAGGGACATGGCGCTTTAATCAACCCGAGTTGGGTTGTAACTGTCGCACATACCATTTTTTATAATTATATTGGTAAAAGTTTAAGGATTGGATCAAATACATATCAAATTAAAAAAGTGTACATACATCCTGAATTTGAAAAGCCTAGCGAAATTTTGTTGAAAGGAAATTTAGCGCCTTTAATGAGCTTTTTTAAAGCAAGAAGTGATATTGCATTAATTAAATTATCTTCACCTGTGAACGATGTATTACCGATTGCTCTTTACACAAATATAAAAGAACAAGGCAAAACAGTTACAGTTTTTGGTAAAGGTGCTACAGGTAATGGGCTTATTGGCGAAGAGTCTGATACTAAATCTTTGAAACAGCTGAATCACTTCCAAAATATTATTGAAAATGCAGAAACTAATTGGCTGACATTCAAGTTCGATAAGCCAACTAATGGATTACCTCTAGAGGGGATGCACGGTTCAGGTGATAGTGGTGGAGCCTCTGTCATTTATCAAGGTGGTAAGCCCTTTCTTGTAGGGCTTTCAAGTTGGCAACTGGCGCATGGCGATATTTCTGACTTTAAGGGTGGGTTATATGGTACAACTGCATATCAAGTGAGAATCTCCAATTATAGTGAATGGATTAAGGATGTCATAGCTGACGAACTAAAAACGGTCAATTAA
- a CDS encoding IS4 family transposase — translation MHLGKLLHKTFSNTAGIIDKRNHCTLMKAVETLCQHKFLSIAALGRKLKSNAKVKHNIKRIDRLFGNPRVQHSRYHYYQEITRRVIGQIRRPCVTIDWSGLTPCGEFHLLRAAVPVKGRAMTIYEQSFRECEYMKQSVHKDFLKTLKSILPSDCKPIIVTDAGFRNPWFKLVLKFGWDFLGRVRHQTQYQKPEDDTCWSPVKTLYSKATAKPAYLFETQLAKANSLSGHFYLFKSKPKQRKKKNLRGKTIRCSVSLKHAKGATEPWLLFTSLCNINYSAQDMVKIYSQRMQIEESFRDLKNTSNGLNLRHCRSYEKGRLNIALLIALIANFILWLAGLTAKILNVHRSFQANTIKDRNVLSSFSLGTQYFEKFGYKIKLKTFLEALKQLNKDCRECL, via the coding sequence ATGCACTTGGGTAAATTATTACATAAAACTTTTTCTAACACAGCGGGTATTATTGATAAGCGTAACCACTGCACATTAATGAAAGCTGTAGAAACACTCTGCCAACATAAGTTCTTATCCATTGCTGCTTTAGGGCGAAAATTAAAGAGCAACGCGAAGGTTAAACACAATATTAAACGAATAGATAGGTTATTTGGCAACCCTCGCGTCCAGCATTCTCGCTACCATTATTACCAAGAAATTACTCGCCGCGTTATAGGTCAAATTAGACGCCCATGTGTGACGATTGATTGGTCTGGGTTAACACCTTGTGGCGAGTTTCATTTATTACGAGCAGCAGTGCCAGTTAAAGGTCGAGCAATGACAATCTATGAGCAAAGCTTTCGTGAATGTGAATACATGAAGCAAAGCGTGCATAAGGATTTCCTCAAAACACTTAAATCAATATTACCTTCTGATTGCAAGCCGATCATCGTTACCGATGCAGGATTTCGTAACCCTTGGTTTAAATTAGTGCTTAAATTTGGTTGGGATTTTTTAGGCAGAGTGAGGCATCAAACACAATATCAAAAGCCAGAAGATGATACGTGTTGGTCACCAGTAAAAACACTTTATTCTAAAGCGACAGCAAAACCCGCTTATCTATTTGAAACACAACTCGCTAAAGCCAATTCATTGAGTGGTCACTTTTACTTGTTTAAATCAAAGCCTAAACAAAGAAAAAAGAAAAATCTTCGAGGAAAAACGATTCGCTGCAGCGTAAGCTTGAAACATGCTAAAGGCGCCACGGAGCCATGGTTATTATTTACCTCACTGTGCAATATTAATTATTCAGCGCAAGATATGGTTAAAATTTACAGCCAGCGAATGCAGATAGAAGAGTCCTTTCGAGACTTAAAAAACACGAGTAATGGTTTGAACTTACGTCATTGTCGTAGCTATGAAAAAGGCCGCTTGAATATCGCATTATTGATTGCATTAATTGCTAATTTTATCCTTTGGCTAGCAGGTTTAACGGCAAAAATATTGAATGTGCATAGAAGCTTTCAGGCGAATACGATAAAGGATAGAAACGTGCTGTCTAGCTTTAGTTTGGGGACGCAATACTTCGAAAAATTTGGTTATAAAATAAAACTGAAAACTTTTTTAGAAGCACTCAAGCAATTAAATAAGGATTGCCGTGAGTGCTTGTAG